Proteins from a single region of Thermoanaerobaculales bacterium:
- a CDS encoding LamG domain-containing protein — MANRGRSGGLVMMACVAALLAPQSVVAIDGLPVGVELTNTDGATLGWVRVADDAGLEPQQFTIEAWVTPLGDGYGMTMDPWGAAVVNKPLEQQGGQCIASYYLCWSPDEGRVATFVTHEFFVDCTGLVSDSTVPVGGRTHIASTFDGVWLRLYINGQFDSEELANAANIDYSDDDVLIGAANFSGGFFRAFQGIVDDVRIWDHARDAATIAAGMGCSLDGTEPGLLAYYSFNFGDARDDSGHGHDGAAEGLVGYVLSNDLCLPFASGFESGDPSDWSASVP, encoded by the coding sequence ATGGCAAATCGAGGAAGATCGGGCGGACTCGTGATGATGGCCTGCGTCGCGGCACTGCTGGCCCCACAGTCGGTCGTGGCCATCGACGGTCTGCCGGTCGGGGTGGAGCTCACCAACACCGACGGCGCCACCCTGGGCTGGGTTCGCGTGGCCGATGACGCCGGGCTCGAGCCGCAGCAGTTCACGATCGAGGCCTGGGTCACCCCGCTCGGTGACGGGTACGGGATGACAATGGACCCGTGGGGCGCGGCGGTCGTCAACAAGCCGTTGGAGCAGCAGGGTGGGCAGTGCATCGCCTCGTACTATCTCTGCTGGTCGCCCGACGAGGGACGGGTGGCCACATTCGTCACCCACGAGTTCTTCGTTGACTGCACTGGGCTTGTCTCCGACTCAACGGTCCCGGTTGGCGGCCGGACACACATCGCCTCGACCTTCGACGGCGTCTGGCTGCGGCTCTACATCAACGGGCAGTTTGACTCGGAGGAGTTGGCGAACGCGGCCAACATCGACTACTCGGACGACGACGTGCTCATCGGCGCCGCGAACTTCTCCGGCGGGTTCTTCCGGGCCTTTCAAGGCATCGTCGACGACGTCCGGATCTGGGACCACGCCCGCGACGCCGCCACGATCGCGGCCGGCATGGGATGCTCGCTCGACGGCACCGAGCCCGGGCTCCTCGCCTACTACAGCTTCAACTTCGGCGATGCGCGCGACGACAGCGGCCACGGCCACGACGGGGCCGCGGAGGGCCTCGTTGGCTACGTGCTCTCGAACGACCTCTGCCTGCCGTTCGCGTCCGGGTTCGAGTCCGGCGACCCATCTGACTGGAGCGCGAGCGTGCCCTAG
- the sucC gene encoding ADP-forming succinate--CoA ligase subunit beta — MKVHEYQGKEVLARYGVAVPRGRVITAAEQARAAADELGGRVVVKAQIHAGGRGKGGGVKLAASPDEAVEAARKILGMTLVTKQTGPEGRLVRKVLIEEALPIDRELYLGVVLDRSEGYPAMMASRFGGMSIEEVAASNPAAILKAHFDPDVGMLPYMTRKLAFGLELTGDTFKAGVAFMHALARAYADTDASLFEINPLVTTTDGRVLALDAKATFDDSAMYRHPDIAAMRDLDEEDRLEVEASKYDLNYIKLDGTIGCMVNGAGLAMATMDIIKHYGGMPANFLDVGGDASQERVAAAFRILLSDPSVRGVLVNIFGGIVRCDMVARGVVAAAKDVKLSVPLVVRLEGTNVEEGRRVLATSGLSLVVGDGMADAAEKVVNAVGRTS; from the coding sequence ATGAAGGTCCACGAGTACCAGGGCAAGGAGGTCCTCGCCCGCTACGGCGTCGCGGTGCCGCGCGGCCGGGTGATCACCGCGGCGGAGCAGGCTCGCGCCGCCGCCGACGAGCTCGGCGGCAGGGTGGTCGTCAAGGCCCAGATCCACGCCGGCGGCCGCGGCAAGGGTGGCGGGGTCAAGCTGGCCGCGAGCCCGGACGAGGCGGTGGAAGCGGCCCGGAAGATCCTGGGCATGACGCTGGTCACCAAGCAGACCGGCCCCGAGGGGCGCCTAGTGCGGAAGGTGCTCATCGAGGAGGCGCTGCCGATCGACCGCGAGCTCTACCTGGGCGTCGTGCTCGACCGTTCCGAAGGCTACCCGGCGATGATGGCCTCGCGGTTCGGCGGCATGTCGATCGAGGAGGTCGCCGCCTCGAACCCGGCCGCGATCCTCAAGGCGCACTTCGACCCGGACGTGGGCATGCTGCCGTACATGACGCGCAAGCTCGCCTTCGGTCTCGAGCTGACCGGCGACACCTTCAAGGCCGGCGTCGCCTTCATGCACGCGCTGGCGCGGGCCTACGCCGACACCGACGCGTCGCTTTTCGAGATCAACCCGCTGGTAACCACTACCGACGGCCGGGTGCTCGCACTCGATGCCAAGGCGACCTTCGACGACAGCGCGATGTACCGCCATCCTGACATCGCAGCGATGCGCGACCTCGACGAGGAGGACCGGCTCGAGGTCGAGGCCTCCAAGTACGACCTGAACTACATCAAGCTCGACGGCACGATCGGCTGCATGGTCAACGGCGCCGGCCTCGCGATGGCGACCATGGACATCATCAAGCACTACGGCGGAATGCCGGCCAACTTCCTCGACGTCGGCGGCGATGCGTCCCAGGAGCGGGTCGCGGCGGCATTCCGCATCCTGCTGTCCGACCCCAGCGTCCGCGGCGTGCTGGTCAACATCTTCGGCGGCATCGTCCGCTGCGACATGGTGGCGCGCGGCGTGGTGGCGGCGGCAAAGGATGTCAAGCTCAGCGTGCCGCTGGTGGTGCGGCTCGAGGGGACCAACGTCGAGGAGGGCCGGCGGGTGCTCGCCACCTCCGGCCTGTCGCTGGTCGTCGGCGACGGCATGGCCGACGCAGCGGAGAAGGTCGTGAACGCGGTCGGGAGGACGTCATGA
- a CDS encoding IPT/TIG domain-containing protein has protein sequence MTAAFLIVAMAQASAAAPVASSVSPDVLAPYRPAQLTIQGAGFDDGCRVLIGPPGKLIPVRSEAVSDSEIVVNLPAGYGPTPQRRQLIVDCAGGARSEPLWLTIAAGGDVRPAEADDGHAAPGTDPAPGDVTGEPPRVLRLDPGAIAAGEPFTLTVVGEAFQEGAAVQVLANANAGTSRQPEYRSIAFPTELASDTVLIVDFDRGLAPSPRLREIVVVNPDGGRSPPMYLEVTRRMP, from the coding sequence ATGACCGCAGCATTCTTGATCGTGGCGATGGCGCAGGCTTCGGCCGCAGCGCCGGTCGCCTCCTCGGTCAGCCCGGATGTGCTGGCTCCGTACCGGCCGGCGCAGCTCACCATTCAAGGGGCGGGCTTCGACGACGGCTGCCGGGTGCTCATCGGACCTCCCGGCAAGCTGATCCCGGTGCGCAGCGAGGCGGTCAGCGACTCCGAGATCGTCGTCAACCTGCCGGCCGGGTACGGCCCGACCCCCCAGCGACGGCAGCTGATCGTGGACTGTGCTGGGGGAGCGCGGAGCGAGCCGCTGTGGCTGACGATCGCAGCCGGCGGCGACGTGCGACCAGCCGAGGCCGACGACGGGCACGCTGCTCCCGGCACCGATCCCGCCCCCGGTGACGTGACGGGTGAGCCTCCACGCGTCCTCCGGCTCGATCCGGGGGCGATCGCGGCGGGCGAGCCGTTCACCCTGACGGTGGTCGGCGAGGCGTTCCAGGAGGGCGCGGCTGTTCAGGTTCTCGCGAACGCCAACGCGGGGACGTCCCGCCAGCCGGAGTACCGATCGATCGCCTTCCCGACCGAGCTCGCCTCCGACACGGTCCTGATCGTGGACTTCGATCGCGGCCTCGCGCCGTCGCCGCGGCTCCGCGAGATCGTGGTTGTGAACCCGGACGGCGGGCGGAGCCCGCCCATGTACCTCGAGGTCACGAGGAGAATGCCATGA
- a CDS encoding tetratricopeptide repeat protein — MHLRTLAAFTALAIAVTAAPCRADWEAGLAAYNRGDYQTAIGEIEKYVASKPTDPRYAVAYYLLGSSYLQAGRTEEGVANLRTAVALEPAKPDYRLALGQGLLKLGEVAEAGAVLEGLAAMEVPEEQRVTAALLRARAALEVGDPARAVALLEAQLATSDESADLHRALGLAYYRSGSPERAFSELSRAYDLDPGVGATGRNAVIIALDVASEQTSDEAEVAWHEKAYAVAERLATADPSPGNLAMAGRAAQGAGLDEAAASWLEKAFSAQPDDPRVAYDLGRTLAALGEHRRALAVLDGALATGPDADLEARIHRQIAKIHARNLDLAKAAFHFQRAGDERATRQIGELVGRYQEAIESRNELAAKITELRTMETELAALNDSQGAAVVRERANAMQLELDALEENLEAVRQALQKL; from the coding sequence ATGCACCTCCGGACCCTGGCCGCGTTCACTGCCCTCGCGATCGCCGTCACTGCCGCGCCGTGTCGAGCCGACTGGGAGGCCGGGCTGGCCGCCTACAATCGCGGCGATTACCAGACTGCCATCGGCGAGATCGAGAAGTACGTCGCCAGCAAGCCGACCGACCCGCGGTACGCGGTCGCCTACTACCTGCTGGGCAGCTCGTACCTCCAGGCGGGCCGCACCGAGGAGGGCGTCGCCAACCTCCGGACGGCGGTCGCCCTGGAACCGGCGAAGCCGGACTACCGGCTGGCCCTGGGCCAGGGCCTGCTCAAGCTGGGCGAGGTCGCCGAGGCTGGCGCCGTGCTCGAGGGACTGGCCGCGATGGAGGTGCCCGAGGAGCAGCGAGTCACTGCGGCGCTGCTGCGCGCCAGGGCCGCGCTCGAGGTCGGCGACCCTGCCAGGGCGGTAGCGTTGCTGGAGGCGCAGCTCGCGACCTCCGACGAGTCCGCCGACCTGCACCGCGCGCTGGGCCTCGCCTACTACCGCAGCGGTTCGCCGGAGCGCGCCTTCTCGGAGCTCTCCCGCGCCTACGACCTGGACCCGGGCGTCGGCGCCACCGGCCGCAACGCCGTGATCATCGCGCTCGATGTCGCCAGCGAGCAGACCTCGGACGAGGCCGAGGTCGCCTGGCACGAGAAGGCCTACGCGGTCGCCGAGAGGCTCGCGACCGCCGACCCGAGCCCGGGCAACCTCGCGATGGCCGGCAGGGCCGCCCAGGGGGCGGGCCTCGACGAGGCGGCAGCGTCATGGCTCGAGAAAGCGTTCTCGGCGCAGCCCGACGACCCCCGCGTCGCGTATGACCTCGGGCGCACCCTGGCCGCCCTCGGTGAGCACCGGCGGGCGCTCGCGGTCCTCGACGGTGCGCTCGCGACCGGGCCCGACGCCGACCTTGAGGCCCGCATCCACCGCCAGATCGCCAAGATCCACGCCCGCAACCTCGACCTTGCCAAGGCCGCCTTTCACTTCCAACGCGCCGGCGACGAGCGGGCGACCCGGCAGATCGGCGAGCTTGTGGGCAGGTACCAGGAGGCCATCGAGTCGCGAAACGAGCTCGCCGCCAAGATCACCGAGCTCCGCACCATGGAGACAGAGCTCGCAGCGCTGAACGACTCCCAGGGCGCCGCGGTGGTTCGGGAGCGCGCCAACGCTATGCAGCTCGAGCTCGACGCCCTCGAGGAGAACCTGGAGGCGGTCCGGCAGGCCCTCCAGAAGCTCTGA
- a CDS encoding FMN-binding glutamate synthase family protein, producing the protein MSLSRINATAATLTKNRTEGSVVPTSGMCVTCVDGCVGMCEIGKSAYRGHEVIYPQPFGVITTAGEKFYPVDYSHFNIMGTAVGAHGMAADSDQAVFPAVDLEVRFGHDGGLKFRRPWIIPGIGSTDVAKNNWEGIAIGSALAGTGLTIGENVVGMDMEAVVKEGRVTDTRDLKRRVKLYQDHQIDGYGAIVVQANVEDTRLGAQEYAVRELGVKCVELKWGQGAKNIGGEVKIKDLAKAQELSRRGYIVLPDPNSEAVIKAFQRGTFREFERHSRIGMVEEDAFARRVEELRAAGAKYVFLKTGAYRPADLARAIAWSSKYGLDLLTVDGAGGGTGMSPWHMMNEWGVPPVELHSLLYQYADRLAREGRHLPALAVAGGFVFEDQIFKGLALGAPYVKLVGMARAPIAAAMVGKTIGRTIDEGQIPVYVERFGRTRDEIFVTSSELRHLLGDQAFEELPTGAIGLYTFFERLAQGLRQLMCGARKFSLSYISRDDLASLTREAAEVSGIPYMLDVDNEEVDNILNGRH; encoded by the coding sequence ATGTCTCTGTCGAGAATCAACGCGACCGCGGCGACGCTGACGAAGAACCGGACCGAGGGATCGGTCGTTCCAACCTCCGGCATGTGCGTCACCTGTGTCGACGGGTGCGTCGGGATGTGCGAGATCGGCAAGTCCGCCTACCGCGGCCACGAGGTGATCTACCCGCAGCCGTTCGGCGTCATCACGACTGCCGGGGAGAAGTTCTACCCGGTGGACTACTCGCACTTCAACATCATGGGCACCGCGGTGGGCGCTCACGGCATGGCGGCCGACAGCGATCAGGCGGTGTTCCCGGCTGTCGATCTCGAGGTGCGCTTCGGCCATGACGGCGGGCTGAAGTTCCGCCGGCCGTGGATCATCCCCGGGATCGGATCGACCGACGTGGCGAAGAACAACTGGGAGGGTATCGCCATCGGATCGGCCCTCGCCGGCACCGGGCTGACGATCGGCGAGAACGTCGTCGGCATGGACATGGAAGCTGTCGTCAAGGAAGGCCGGGTCACCGACACCCGCGACCTCAAACGACGCGTCAAGCTCTACCAGGACCACCAGATCGACGGCTACGGCGCGATCGTCGTCCAGGCCAACGTTGAGGACACGCGCCTCGGCGCCCAGGAGTACGCGGTCCGCGAACTCGGCGTGAAGTGCGTCGAACTCAAGTGGGGCCAGGGTGCGAAAAACATCGGCGGCGAGGTCAAGATCAAGGACCTCGCGAAGGCCCAGGAGCTTTCCCGCCGCGGCTACATCGTGCTGCCCGACCCGAACAGCGAGGCGGTGATCAAGGCCTTCCAGCGGGGAACCTTCCGCGAGTTCGAGCGGCACTCGCGGATCGGCATGGTGGAGGAGGACGCGTTCGCCAGACGGGTCGAGGAGCTGCGGGCTGCCGGCGCGAAGTACGTGTTCTTGAAGACCGGGGCCTACCGGCCCGCCGACCTCGCGCGGGCAATCGCCTGGTCGTCGAAGTACGGCCTCGACCTGCTCACCGTGGACGGGGCCGGTGGCGGCACCGGCATGAGCCCCTGGCACATGATGAACGAGTGGGGCGTGCCGCCGGTCGAGCTGCACTCGCTGCTCTACCAGTACGCCGACCGGCTCGCCCGCGAGGGACGGCACCTCCCCGCGCTCGCGGTGGCCGGGGGCTTCGTGTTCGAGGATCAGATCTTCAAGGGCCTCGCGCTCGGCGCGCCCTACGTCAAGCTCGTCGGCATGGCGCGGGCGCCGATCGCTGCCGCGATGGTTGGCAAGACCATCGGTCGCACCATCGACGAGGGACAGATCCCGGTCTACGTCGAGCGCTTCGGCCGGACCCGCGACGAGATCTTCGTGACCTCCTCCGAGCTTCGCCACCTGCTCGGCGACCAAGCCTTCGAGGAGCTGCCGACCGGCGCCATCGGCCTCTACACCTTCTTCGAGCGCCTGGCCCAGGGGCTGCGCCAGCTGATGTGCGGCGCCCGCAAGTTCTCGCTCTCGTACATCTCGCGCGACGACCTCGCTTCCCTGACCCGGGAGGCGGCCGAGGTCAGCGGGATCCCGTACATGCTCGACGTCGACAACGAGGAGGTCGACAACATCCTGAACGGCCGCCACTAG
- the sucD gene encoding succinate--CoA ligase subunit alpha, which yields MSIWVNSETKVVVQGLTGKEGQFHAAKCREYGTQIVAGVTPGKAGLQVDGVPVFNTVDDAVAATGANASLIFVPPPAAADAVLEAADAGIEIVVCISEGIPARDMIRVQRILQGLPTRLIGPNCPGIITPSQCKLGIMPGHISIPGPIGVVSRSGTLTYEAIGQLTALGLGQSTCVGIGGDALPGTNFIDCLEAFEEDKDTEGIVMIGEIGGTAEEEAADFVSQFVSKPVVAFIAGQTAPPGRRMGHAGAIISGGKGTAADKIAALKEAEIAVAPTPAEIGRTMQNLLESLNLA from the coding sequence ATGAGCATCTGGGTCAACTCCGAGACCAAGGTCGTGGTCCAGGGGCTCACCGGCAAGGAAGGGCAGTTCCACGCCGCCAAGTGCCGCGAGTACGGCACCCAGATCGTCGCCGGGGTGACGCCGGGGAAGGCCGGCCTCCAGGTCGACGGGGTGCCGGTGTTCAACACCGTCGACGATGCGGTCGCCGCCACCGGCGCCAACGCATCGCTGATCTTCGTGCCGCCGCCGGCTGCCGCGGACGCCGTGCTCGAAGCAGCCGACGCCGGCATCGAGATCGTGGTCTGCATCAGCGAGGGGATCCCGGCCCGCGACATGATCCGGGTCCAGCGCATCCTGCAGGGGCTGCCGACGCGGCTGATCGGCCCCAACTGCCCGGGCATCATCACCCCCAGCCAGTGCAAGCTCGGGATCATGCCGGGCCACATCTCGATCCCGGGCCCGATCGGCGTCGTGTCGCGCTCGGGCACGCTGACCTACGAGGCGATCGGCCAGCTGACCGCGCTCGGCCTCGGCCAGTCGACCTGCGTCGGCATCGGCGGCGACGCCCTGCCGGGCACGAACTTCATCGACTGCCTGGAGGCCTTCGAGGAGGACAAGGACACCGAGGGGATCGTCATGATCGGCGAGATCGGCGGCACCGCCGAGGAGGAAGCTGCCGACTTCGTCAGTCAGTTCGTGTCCAAGCCGGTGGTCGCGTTCATCGCCGGCCAGACCGCGCCTCCGGGACGCCGCATGGGCCACGCCGGCGCCATCATCTCCGGCGGCAAGGGCACCGCGGCCGACAAGATCGCGGCGCTGAAGGAGGCCGAGATCGCGGTCGCGCCGACCCCGGCCGAGATCGGCCGGACCATGCAGAATCTGCTAGAATCCCTCAATCTGGCCTAG
- a CDS encoding 2Fe-2S iron-sulfur cluster-binding protein — protein sequence MVTLTINGVETAVERGSTILEAAQFLGFPIPTLCHMEGLSPYGACRLCVVEIGNGSRTQLVTSCTYPVVEGMTVRTASVRVVRTRRMIVELLLASCPQSKTIQDIASALDVRQQRFRQEHDDCILCGRCVRMCAEQMAAGAIGFRSRGSHRSIGTPFDVPSVKCRLCGGCMYVCPACELRCTYTEPDKAICGGCANLAPPCVSKPRFDDMMCFLRPCVACEIKPD from the coding sequence ATGGTGACGCTCACCATCAACGGCGTCGAGACCGCGGTCGAGCGCGGCAGCACGATTCTCGAGGCAGCCCAGTTCCTCGGCTTCCCGATCCCCACCCTCTGCCACATGGAGGGTCTGTCGCCGTACGGGGCCTGCCGGCTGTGCGTGGTCGAGATCGGAAACGGGTCGCGAACCCAGCTCGTGACGTCCTGCACCTACCCGGTGGTCGAGGGCATGACGGTGCGCACGGCCTCGGTCCGCGTCGTCAGGACGCGACGGATGATCGTCGAGCTGCTGCTGGCCTCGTGCCCGCAGTCGAAGACGATCCAGGACATCGCGTCGGCGCTCGACGTTCGCCAGCAGCGCTTCCGCCAGGAGCACGACGACTGCATCCTGTGCGGCCGCTGCGTGCGGATGTGCGCCGAGCAGATGGCGGCGGGCGCGATCGGCTTCCGGAGCCGGGGCTCGCACCGCAGCATCGGAACCCCGTTCGATGTCCCGTCGGTGAAGTGCCGGCTGTGCGGCGGCTGCATGTATGTCTGCCCGGCCTGCGAGCTGCGCTGCACCTACACCGAACCTGACAAGGCGATCTGCGGCGGCTGCGCCAACCTGGCGCCGCCGTGCGTCAGCAAGCCGCGGTTCGACGACATGATGTGCTTCTTGAGGCCCTGCGTGGCCTGCGAAATCAAACCCGACTGA